Within Telopea speciosissima isolate NSW1024214 ecotype Mountain lineage chromosome 8, Tspe_v1, whole genome shotgun sequence, the genomic segment cttccctAATGGTAGTGTGTTCACTCTTCTTTTGTGTTGTGAGAATTAGGATTGTGAACCCTTGGAGTGATTGTGAGAGATAGAATTCTACGTGTTCTTTCTGCAAGAGTTGCAGTGATTCGTTTAGTGGAATCCCTTGTGTTGCTAGGTTGCGGAAGAGCTAAGTTCCCTAAGAGGCATTGCGCTTGTGGTGTTCAAGATAATTGTTCTCCCCTTCCAAAGGTTGGAAATATTTGTTATACCCTAGAACTACGTGAGGCTTGATTCATAAATCTAACCGGATTGGATTCACTGAATTTACTTTCCAAGGCGTATCAAATCAACTCTAACATTGTAAAGCTTCATGGTGCAATTTGTGATGCATGGATGGCTAGGTTTAATCTAGTAAGTTCATTAGGACTTGAGCGTTCTCACCTCCACAAAAAGGGGAGAGTTCTCATAGAGACACTTGTTTGGAGCAATGCAGAGGACTATATTGGAGGACAGAAACATGACAATGCTCTAAGGCTCCCTTAGACCTTTGGATGGGATTATAGGGATAATGGCCATCAGAGTGGCTAACTGTCCCTCAGTGACAGATCTCTTTCAAAGATGCTAAAAGACAGGTTAATTAGACATTTACCAAGTTATTTTCTCACATTCTCATGCTGTTAGCTGGCATGTGGGCCCCTCCTGTCCGTGGAGTAAATTGAAGCTAAGTTTTTGCAGCTTCTCAATGAGCAACCCGGACCCTCCGGCATGGGTTGGGGGGATGGATTGGACTGGTGAAATTTCTTTGTGTGTTCCAAGGTCTCATAGTGTTGGCATTCAGATTGGACTGAGGTGCTTCCCATTATCAAAGGACTCAATACTGTGAGCGCCAGAAGTTTCCAAAGCTTGAGGTCGAGGGCAATTCCCAGTTGTCCATTGGCTAGATGAATTTGGTGAGCAAGCCCCCCTGGATATCCTCTTTACATCATTGTGGCTAGGACATCAGCTTCTGAGTTGAACTGCTCATTCCATTGGAGGTCAAGATTACCACTGACTTGCCTGACACCTTGGCCAAAAGCAGTGTATCAGGATGAGGGTCAGATCTTACCTACTTAGTAAACAATCGATGGGGCTGAGAGTCAACATCATTTATGACCAGTCTTTGTGCTCTGGAACACGTCCGTTGCAGTCAGGCCATGTTGTGTTCTTTGTAATATCATCAGTTTACCCcatttaaaaataaacaaattaataaaaaaatctccatATTAAAGTAAATTATATGGatttttccatcttttttttttttaatagataggCCCAAGGACAaattgaactcatgacctcttaattgtgaggtgttggtccttgccaactgagctatcCCCTTGAtgtttcttcctttctcaaTCATTCACTTAATCTCATTGCCGGCTCTGCTGAAAACTCACTCTAATCTCCCAATCCTGATTCCTCTGACTTCTCCAAAACTGAATCTCTCTCATAAAACCTCTATCCTAAAGCCCTGATCTATCTAATAAACTCTCAAGTAAACCATCTCTACTACCGCCCACCTTGTCTCCCTCTAATTTTCTGGTTTCTCAAGGAGACCTCTTCTTCTAGCTAATAAATTTGGCTTGAACTACAAGTttaattggaaagaaaaaaaggaaataaaaaaacaactcCAGTACAACATCTCTACTATTTCCCACGACCTCGTCTCCCTCTAATTCTCTggttttctccatgaaacctcTTCCTATGGAAAACAACTTTTGCTTTAAATACAAATTTTCACAGAATAAAAAGCATGAGCAATGGTCTTTCTAGAAAGAAAAATCCAATGAATTTTTTAGGCAAAAAGGATtcagattataaataaaaatatgtagGCAGCAAGggatcaatatcaacaacataGTTAATGTAAAGTAGCTGCTAATTCTTTATATTCTGATGTGAGTAAACACCTCTCACCTTAGTCAACTGCTTAGAAGCATATTGCCTGAGGCGATCGTCAAAGGAAGATAATATCTCATTGGCCTGTATGACAAGGAAAAACTTTAGTTTTACATGAACATAGCTTTTGACTCCCCCAAAGTGGGtcatttataatttatttaacCAAAGCAGGTGTTTGTCCCAACAGAATCAAACTCCAATGAAACGAGAAAAAATTTAAGAACAAAATCCGATTCTGATGTCTTGATTGTTGACATTGCATTCACAAACCTCAATCAGGGTCACATGGATGTAATCTTTCACATGGGTGTATCTTTGATGAACATCTTTGATGATGAAATCACTAAGTTCTCCACTGAACTCAACCCCAGTTGGACCACCTCCTATGACAACACAGTGTAACAATCTACTTCTTTCTTCCTCTGAGATTCCTGCATAAAAATTACTGTAACTAAATGGGAAAATTTCATCCCAATGTACATAACCAAGAGAGTTCATGCTGAGCCTCAAAAGCATTAATGTGCTAATACTGCAAATATTCAGGAAGTAGTACCAGGCACATCGGACAACATCAGGTTCAGGAGTAGCTTCCTACGGATCTCCTGAGCATGATGAACTTCACGAAGAAAAATAGCATTTTCCTTCACACCATGGATTCCAAAAGTTGATGCCTCTGCTCCTGATGCAATAACTAACTTATCATATGAGATCTTAAAGTTCCATGGCTTCAGGGTGTTCTCTTCCATTACAGTCTCGCAGTGCACCTTAAATGCCATCAAATAAACAAAGAGTTTTAAGGCAAAGTGCAAATTTATCACACCAGTTCAATTCGGGTTACGAAGGTAGTTTCTCATCACAAAAGATGAATAGGGTAAAGAAGAATAAGGTAGAATTCTTCAATGATTACGAGGGGACGAAATTTATCAGATGACAGAGtcctaaataaaaaaattgtaggCAAGTGTTCCTAAAACTTTTCTGTTTCCCCTTCCCTTTTGAAAAAAATCATGAGCAATCTACAAAGACCACCCAATTATTCTGCATAAAGCAAACAATAATTGCTGCccccaatctagaactacaaaATGTGGTGTAAAAAGTACAAATATTTTCTAAATTTCCTCCTCAATAGTACCACTTGAATTTGCATACCCAGTTTTTCCATGGGATACTTGACTAAGAACTCAGAACCAACAAATCAAAACCACAAAAATAAGATTGTTAAAGTGCACTCACaatcaaatttaatttttagcTCCAGATCAATTAACCAGAAGTAAAGAAACAATGCCTAAATACAAAAACTGGAACAAATATAAAGAAGCAAAGACCAACGAACCACATGGTTATCAGTATCAAGTCCCTTGCAATttgcaagaaagaagaaagaaccagGCTCCCGAGAGATGGCCGGTTGAATCCTTCCGATGGGTTCAGCTACTGATCGAAATTCAAGCGTACCAACACAGGTGGAAGCCAGCAAAGGAGTGAAAACCATATGATTCCGAGGCGACACGCAAACAACATCGTAGATACGGGTGTCTATATCTTTCATGAGCCTACAACCAGCCCACCCTGTACCTAACACCAGAACCCGCGGCTTCTCACCGGGCTTCGTCGGCCCAAGACCGGAGTGCTGATAATCATTTGAGGATGGATTCTGAAGTGTCGATTGAGTGCTGAAATGGGACAAAGATGTGAGGAGGAAAGGAGAAGATGGGTTCAAGTTTCTTTGCTTAATTGAATAGCCAATGGAGGAATTGACATGAATGAGCCTTCTGAACCAGGCCATGTTCATCGGATCACTGAGAATTTTGCTTTTCtaacaataaatattttacaTAGGATTCGTGATTTCTGGAGTAGGAGACGAAGAAAACCAGATCGAGGGTGTTCTTGAATGGGGATCAAGATGAAGGAAAATCTACAAATTTAGTAGGAAAGTCAGCTAATTTTCCCGGCATAGTTACACTATACATTAGATTATGGGAAATTTTCAGCGCCCCCCGTGTCGGACCCAGTATTATTGTCAACCCATTAAGTCCTAAAATTTGAGTTTGAACCCAAAAACTAACGACATCACTCTCACTTAACCGAGTGggataaaatgtaaaaaataccCTTCAGACCCCAACCCATCTTCAACCTAAATTCTTACCGTTGGAACTTCTAACCTTGAAAtacctcatcttccccaaatcgaacctgcaactcatctttgcGACTTGCACACCGGAGAAGCAGCAACACAGGTTCAGACCTATGGCACCCTTGATTCCACCTGCTTccatcttctcctcctctccattatacctccttctctttctcctgctttcttctcctttctcctgcACAACCGTAGAATCCATTGTTGTATAAACCTTGCTCAACCCCTTGCTCTGTCTGAGAACACCCACCCACCcatcccacccccccccccaacacacacacacttgcTCAGCCCTTTGCTCTACCTGTGAACACCCACCCACATAACCCTTGCTCTATCTGAGAACAcccacatacacacacacacacccacaccctTGTTCAGCCCCTTGCTCTACCTGAGAAcaccatacacacacacactcctACACACACCATacgacacacaaacacaccAACACAGAAACACACACCCCTGCCCCTTGTTGCACCATACCCACCCACACACACCTGATAGCACCCACACACGAGGGGCTTTGCCCCTTGCTGTACCTGAGACCACACACACCTTGCTGAATCACACACCCACTTGCCCCTTGTtgcaccacacacacacacacacccctccTGTACCTGAGAGCACCCACACAGCAGGGGCTTTGCCCCTTGCTGTACCtgagaccacacacacacacacacctgcACCTACAcaacaccacacacacacacacacacacacacacacacacccctctaTACGAGAGCACCCACACAGGAGTGCTTTGCCCCTTGCGTACTCcgagaccacacacacacacacacctgcacctacacacaccacacacacacacatacacacccTGCCCCTTGTtgcaccacacacacacacccctccCTCCTGTACCTTGTtgcaccacacacacacacacccctccCTCCTGTACCtgagaccacacacacacacaccaacaCACCTGCACCTATacacacaacacacacacacacctgcTGCACTACACacaccaccccaccccacccacacagctgcacacacacacacagctgcacacacacacacacacacacaccctgcacacacacaccacacacACCCCCACACTACACACACCACCCCTGCTGCACCTACACACCCCTGTTGCACTACACACACCAccccacccacacacacacacacctgcacccacacacacacaccccctgcacacacacaccaccccaccccacccacaCAGTTGCACACACACCTGcacacacacaccacacacCCCCCTGTACTACACACACCACCCcacccacccacacacacacacacacacctgcACCCACACACACCCCCCTGCACACACacaccaccccaccccacccacaGCTGCACACACACCtgcacaccccccccccttgcaCACACGCACACCACACACACCCCCGCACTACACACACCACCCCTGCTGCACCTACACACCCCTGCTGCACTACACACACCAccccacccacacacacacctgtacccacacacacacacacccctgcACACACACACCACACCCCTACTGCACTACACACACCACCCCTGCTGCACCTACACACACCCCTGCTGCACTACACACACACCCCCTGcacccacacccacacaccCTGCACCTAGCTGCAGCAcaccatacacacacacacaccccttgCTGCACCACACACACAAATTTGACAACTTGAAATGAAATTCTAATATATTTTGTGTATTTTGTAGATAATGATGTCGGCATCAGCTAGTGTTAACAGTACGAATTCATGGGCATTGAAATTTGAGAACTTGAAATGTGACTGTGGCTTACGAGCTGCAGTTAGAATTTCAGAGTCCGAGTAAAATCCAAATAGGTTCTACTACAACTGTCCTAGAAAAGGCAAAGGAGGCTATGATTTCTTTGCTTGGTGCTATCCAAAGGAAGATATGGGAAACCTTTCCATGTCTACAGCTATACCACGAAACAATAACATGATAGATGGGAGTGGAATTCACCCAAATGGAGTGTGTGTGATGAAGGATGGCATGTCTGCCAAAATATATCTTGTGTGTCTAATTGTACTGATTCTTTGTATGGTGAACTTTGTACTGCTGGCTTTTAAAGTATGATGTGACTTTGAAACTTGATAATTAGAAGGTCATGGTCTGGTCTTGTAAGTTGTTGGTCTGGTCTTGTAAGTTGTTGGTATTAGTGATGAAATGGTATTAGTAATGAAATTGTAAGTTGTTGGCTTTGAGTTGTTTtactttttcaaaatttttgctCATTCCAATCTATTAAAGGAACACACAGCTACAGAGCGTGTAGACAATCAAGATAATTATACTAAGATAATCATATTCATTGGCATAATCATAGCATCCAATCCGTTCCATCACCAATATTACAACTTAAAAAACATTCAAAACATTGGTTCATCGACTCCATTTGTTCCATCGCAAATATTACAACTTCAAAAGTTCCCAAACACAGTTACAACTTCTCAAATTTCCCTAAAAACACTCCTAACAGAAAATAAACCACTCACTAGAACTACTGACCACTACCTTCTGTGGCTAAACTACTTGCAATTTTTGAATTCCTTCTAGCTCTATAGGCCGCCATCTTTGATCTCACTCTCTCTTGTACAGACCCACTTGGAGACCTAGTAGATGCAGTGTTTGATCT encodes:
- the LOC122671708 gene encoding internal alternative NAD(P)H-ubiquinone oxidoreductase A2, mitochondrial-like gives rise to the protein MNMAWFRRLIHVNSSIGYSIKQRNLNPSSPFLLTSLSHFSTQSTLQNPSSNDYQHSGLGPTKPGEKPRVLVLGTGWAGCRLMKDIDTRIYDVVCVSPRNHMVFTPLLASTCVGTLEFRSVAEPIGRIQPAISREPGSFFFLANCKGLDTDNHVVHCETVMEENTLKPWNFKISYDKLVIASGAEASTFGIHGVKENAIFLREVHHAQEIRRKLLLNLMLSDVPGISEEERSRLLHCVVIGGGPTGVEFSGELSDFIIKDVHQRYTHVKDYIHVTLIEANEILSSFDDRLRQYASKQLTKSGVRLVRGIVKDVQPQKVILNDGTEVPYGLLVWSTGVGPSPLIRSLQLPKSPGGRIGVDEWLRVPSVQDVFAIGDCCGFLESTGKPVLPALAQVAERQGKYLGSLLNRIGKAGGGHANTGMDMELGAPFVYKHLGSMATVGRYKALVDLRQSKEAKGLSLTGFVSWFIWRSAYLTRVVSWRNRFYVAVNWATTFVFGRDINRI